In Qipengyuania psychrotolerans, one DNA window encodes the following:
- a CDS encoding ABC transporter substrate-binding protein codes for MRFILATLILIGLAACENVGDDGIVDVVYIGQSEDVFEQGLRIGPAAQLVRASTQQGLVRLNAPGEVVPGLAERWIVTDDGESYIFRISEFDLPGGKRLTAEVVRASLVRSIARLDGTSLGLDLAKVAEVRAMTGRVVEIRLKSPMPGFLQLLAQPELGIAPDVARTGPLSSSRSENVLMLEAMPPELRGGPVQPDWGEGLRTVRFQSLDAETAARGFDQGHFDLMLGGRVQDLPRASTNTFSRATVRLDSAIGLFGLDVVGRSGFLASADNREAIALAIDRDAIAGALGIGGWAVTASIVPEGLPGVGADETERWPGLSLEERRARASQRVSAWRSGGGIGPAISIALPEGPGSDILFDRLAADLSAVGITAERADKRAGADLVLRDRVARFSGARWFLNQFNCRVAPRVCSQDADFLVSLAVDAANPAEEASYLAEAEQTLTATNYFIPLGSPIRWAQVTSDAQGFAENPWAFHPLFPLTRAPI; via the coding sequence ATGCGCTTCATCCTTGCAACTCTCATCCTCATCGGTCTCGCCGCATGCGAGAACGTGGGCGATGATGGGATTGTCGATGTCGTATATATCGGCCAGTCGGAAGACGTCTTCGAACAGGGCTTGCGCATTGGCCCGGCGGCGCAGCTTGTCCGCGCATCGACACAGCAGGGCCTTGTCCGGCTGAATGCGCCAGGTGAGGTTGTTCCGGGCCTTGCCGAACGCTGGATCGTTACCGACGACGGCGAAAGCTACATTTTCCGGATTTCCGAATTCGACCTTCCAGGTGGCAAGCGTCTGACCGCCGAAGTGGTTCGCGCTTCACTGGTGCGCAGTATCGCGCGGCTCGATGGCACCAGCCTTGGCCTCGACCTGGCCAAGGTCGCTGAAGTGCGCGCCATGACCGGCCGCGTGGTCGAAATCCGTTTGAAAAGCCCGATGCCGGGATTCCTGCAACTTCTCGCTCAGCCCGAGCTGGGAATAGCGCCGGATGTTGCCCGTACCGGACCGCTTTCGTCCTCGCGTTCGGAAAATGTACTGATGCTGGAGGCCATGCCGCCCGAGCTTCGCGGCGGGCCCGTCCAGCCCGACTGGGGCGAGGGGCTGCGCACGGTTCGCTTCCAGTCGCTTGATGCGGAAACGGCGGCAAGAGGGTTCGACCAGGGCCACTTTGACCTGATGCTCGGCGGGCGCGTGCAGGATCTGCCGCGTGCATCGACGAATACTTTTTCGCGGGCCACGGTGCGGCTCGATTCGGCCATTGGATTGTTCGGTCTCGATGTAGTCGGGAGAAGCGGGTTTCTCGCATCCGCCGACAATCGCGAAGCCATCGCACTCGCAATCGACCGCGATGCCATTGCCGGCGCTCTGGGGATCGGCGGCTGGGCGGTAACAGCGAGCATAGTTCCCGAGGGATTGCCGGGCGTGGGCGCCGATGAAACCGAGCGTTGGCCGGGTTTATCACTCGAAGAGCGCCGGGCCCGCGCTTCGCAGCGCGTTTCAGCGTGGCGGTCCGGCGGCGGGATCGGTCCGGCCATCTCCATCGCGCTGCCAGAAGGTCCAGGCTCTGACATCCTGTTCGACCGTCTTGCAGCGGACCTTTCGGCTGTAGGTATTACTGCTGAACGTGCAGACAAGCGCGCAGGTGCCGATCTCGTTCTGCGCGACCGGGTGGCGCGTTTCTCCGGCGCACGCTGGTTTCTAAACCAGTTCAACTGCAGGGTTGCTCCGCGCGTTTGTTCACAAGATGCCGATTTCCTCGTCTCGCTGGCCGTCGATGCAGCAAATCCCGCTGAGGAGGCGTCCTATCTCGCAGAAGCCGAGCAAACCCTGACTGCGACAAATTATTTCATTCCGCTTGGTTCACCCATTCGCTGGGCCCAGGTGACGTCCGATGCACAGGGCTTTGCAGAGAACCCTTGGGCATTCCATCCCTTGTTCCCGCTCACCCGTGCGCCCATCTAA
- a CDS encoding DUF4112 domain-containing protein — MEDNRLTPIEPYSPREESGNPRASAQGFGFEIPTGSDPHSIRRRVEALEMVLERSMVLPGTNYRIGLDTIVGLVPVVGDIITAAMGSYIVWEARNLGLPKWKLWHMMGRVGLDTAVGAVPVVGDAFDLVYRSNTKNLKTIKKHLDKHHPETRVIDQ, encoded by the coding sequence ATGGAAGACAACCGCCTGACCCCGATCGAGCCTTATTCACCCCGCGAAGAAAGCGGTAATCCTCGCGCGTCTGCGCAGGGTTTCGGGTTCGAAATCCCAACCGGCTCCGATCCTCATTCGATCCGGCGCCGGGTAGAAGCGCTGGAAATGGTGCTCGAGCGCAGCATGGTCCTGCCGGGGACGAATTACCGGATCGGTCTTGATACGATCGTGGGTCTGGTTCCTGTCGTCGGCGACATCATCACGGCGGCGATGGGCAGCTACATCGTGTGGGAAGCGCGCAACCTTGGCCTTCCAAAATGGAAGCTTTGGCACATGATGGGGCGGGTTGGCCTGGATACGGCAGTTGGCGCGGTACCGGTCGTTGGCGATGCCTTTGACCTTGTCTACCGCTCCAACACGAAGAACCTGAAGACCATCAAGAAGCATCTCGACAAGCATCACCCCGAGACGCGCGTCATCGACCAGTAG
- a CDS encoding tryptophan 2,3-dioxygenase → MTQDVTYSSYLDLERILAAQHPSSDAHDEMLFIIVHQASELWLKLCLHELFAARECIVDDRLRPSFKMLARVARAQGQLIQSWDVLSTMTPHDYSTIRPHLGGSSGFQSAQYRMMEFLLGGRNPDMITMHEATPDVAADLRAEMGRKSIYAEVVDLLSRRGFDIPQDVLGRDVGAAWEHSEAVEAAWAEIYRNPKEHWDLYELAEKLVDLEYHFQRWRFGHLKTVERIIGFKRGTGGTPGVPYLAGVLKSAFFPELLSVRTAI, encoded by the coding sequence ATGACGCAGGACGTTACCTATTCCTCCTATCTCGATCTCGAGCGGATACTTGCCGCTCAGCATCCTTCATCGGACGCGCACGACGAGATGCTTTTCATCATCGTTCACCAGGCCAGCGAGCTGTGGCTCAAACTGTGCCTCCATGAACTGTTCGCTGCCCGCGAGTGCATTGTTGATGACCGGCTGAGGCCCTCGTTCAAGATGCTCGCCCGTGTGGCTCGCGCACAGGGGCAGCTGATACAGAGCTGGGATGTGCTCAGCACCATGACCCCGCATGATTATTCGACCATTCGCCCGCACCTTGGCGGGTCGAGCGGGTTCCAGAGCGCGCAGTACCGGATGATGGAATTCCTGCTCGGCGGCCGGAACCCCGACATGATCACGATGCACGAGGCGACACCTGATGTGGCCGCGGACCTGCGCGCCGAAATGGGCCGCAAGAGCATTTATGCCGAGGTTGTCGATCTGCTCTCGCGGCGCGGGTTCGACATTCCGCAAGACGTGCTTGGGCGCGATGTCGGTGCGGCTTGGGAGCATTCGGAAGCGGTCGAAGCCGCCTGGGCCGAGATCTACCGTAATCCCAAAGAGCATTGGGACCTTTATGAACTGGCCGAAAAGCTGGTCGATCTGGAATATCACTTCCAGCGCTGGCGGTTCGGCCATCTGAAAACGGTCGAACGCATCATCGGCTTCAAGCGAGGTACCGGCGGCACTCCCGGTGTCCCCTATCTGGCCGGAGTGCTGAAAAGCGCCTTCTTCCCCGAATTGCTAAGCGTCAGGACAGCCATATGA
- the kynB gene encoding arylformamidase produces MSSWRSSRRIWDISQTLRPGLPVWPGDTDFAFERTWKMEEGSPVNVGKMTMTTHSGTHADAPLHYAADGMDAAAMELDAFIGECLVVDARKVSGEIDVADLPDLESADRVLFRTWDAFPHDAWRSDWKPISAEAIEWLALQGVKLVGTDAPSVDPQESKTMAAHHAVAKHDMRILEGLVLDDVEEGRYELVALPLKVGGGDAGLTRAILRELRDA; encoded by the coding sequence ATGAGTTCGTGGCGCAGTTCGCGGCGGATCTGGGACATCAGCCAGACTTTGCGACCTGGCCTGCCGGTCTGGCCGGGTGATACCGACTTTGCGTTCGAACGGACGTGGAAGATGGAAGAGGGCTCGCCGGTCAATGTCGGCAAGATGACCATGACCACCCATTCGGGCACTCACGCCGATGCCCCGCTACATTATGCGGCAGACGGAATGGATGCAGCGGCGATGGAACTCGACGCCTTCATTGGCGAATGCCTGGTCGTGGATGCACGCAAGGTTTCCGGCGAGATAGACGTTGCGGATCTGCCCGATCTGGAAAGTGCCGACCGCGTGCTGTTTCGCACATGGGACGCGTTCCCGCATGATGCGTGGCGCAGCGACTGGAAGCCCATTTCGGCAGAAGCGATCGAATGGCTGGCCCTGCAGGGCGTCAAGCTGGTCGGGACCGATGCGCCATCGGTGGACCCGCAGGAATCCAAGACGATGGCCGCCCATCATGCCGTCGCGAAGCACGACATGCGCATCCTCGAAGGCCTGGTGCTCGATGATGTCGAAGAAGGGCGGTACGAGTTGGTGGCCTTGCCGCTGAAAGTGGGCGGCGGCGATGCCGGACTGACCCGCGCAATCTTGCGAGAACTACGCGATGCTTGA
- the kynU gene encoding kynureninase — protein MLERAKSLDAADPLAKFRERFDVPGGVIYLDGNSLGCLPRATPARLEQVVREEWGRDLIRSWNSADWINLPQRVGAKIAPLIGAQPHEVIACDSVSVNLYKLISAALRMRPGRKVVLSEAGNFPTDVYMIEGLEQQGLAERRLSDRGDLLEALDEDVALLLLTHAHYKTGEVFDMEAITRAAHDKGALVLWDLSHSGGALPVDLNARNADFAVGCGYKYFNGGPGAPAYAFVAERHHSDAQQPLSGWMGHATPFAFSDDYTPAPGVDRLLCGTPGILGLAAMEVGVDLIAEIGIEPLHSKSQKLSEFFRQCLLESGLDLELVSPIDPAQRGSQLSFRHEDAYAICQALIARGVIGDFRDPDILRFGFAPAYLRFEDMAEAARHLAEVLETEEWQRKEFRERAAVT, from the coding sequence ATGCTTGAACGTGCGAAGAGCCTTGATGCTGCCGATCCGCTGGCCAAATTTCGCGAGCGCTTCGATGTGCCCGGCGGCGTCATCTACCTCGATGGGAACTCCCTCGGCTGCCTTCCGCGCGCCACGCCCGCGAGGTTGGAGCAGGTCGTGCGGGAGGAATGGGGTCGCGATCTCATTCGCAGCTGGAACAGCGCCGACTGGATCAATCTGCCGCAGCGTGTCGGAGCGAAGATTGCACCGCTGATCGGGGCGCAGCCGCATGAGGTCATCGCCTGCGACAGCGTATCGGTGAACCTTTACAAACTTATCTCGGCTGCGCTCCGCATGCGTCCGGGCCGCAAAGTCGTGCTGAGCGAAGCGGGCAATTTCCCGACCGACGTCTACATGATTGAAGGCCTTGAGCAGCAGGGGCTTGCGGAGCGCCGACTGTCGGACCGTGGCGACTTGCTGGAAGCGCTGGACGAAGATGTCGCGCTCCTGCTTCTCACGCACGCGCACTACAAGACCGGCGAAGTCTTCGATATGGAAGCGATCACCCGCGCTGCCCATGACAAGGGCGCACTCGTGTTGTGGGACCTGTCGCATTCGGGCGGCGCGTTGCCGGTCGATCTCAACGCCCGCAATGCCGATTTCGCAGTCGGCTGCGGCTACAAATACTTCAACGGCGGCCCCGGCGCGCCGGCCTATGCCTTCGTGGCCGAGAGGCACCATTCGGATGCGCAGCAACCGCTCAGCGGCTGGATGGGCCACGCCACACCCTTTGCATTCAGCGATGACTACACGCCCGCTCCGGGCGTTGACCGGTTGCTGTGCGGTACGCCGGGAATTCTGGGTCTGGCAGCGATGGAAGTCGGCGTAGACCTGATCGCCGAAATCGGGATCGAGCCGCTCCATTCAAAATCGCAAAAGCTCTCCGAATTCTTCCGCCAATGCCTCTTGGAAAGCGGGCTGGACCTTGAATTGGTCAGTCCGATCGACCCGGCACAGCGCGGCAGCCAGCTGTCGTTCCGGCACGAGGATGCCTATGCCATTTGCCAGGCGCTGATCGCGCGAGGGGTCATCGGCGACTTCCGCGATCCCGACATCCTGCGCTTCGGCTTCGCACCGGCATATTTGCGCTTCGAGGATATGGCCGAGGCCGCGCGGCATCTGGCGGAAGTGCTGGAGACCGAGGAATGGCAGCGTAAAGAATTCCGCGAGCGGGCAGCGGTGACCTAG
- a CDS encoding HNH endonuclease has translation MFKAELLERAARFRSADEDPTRNLQSCPSLVLNADYTPLSYYPLSLWPWQTAIKAIFLDRVDVIETYDREVHSPNLDMKIPSVIALKQYVRPSEFPAFTRFNLFLRDRFSCQFCGDMSNLTFDHVVPRRLGGKTTWENIATACAPCNMKKGGRTPKQAGMQLYSTPIRPTHWQLQQHGKQFPPNYLHETWRDWLYWDIELEA, from the coding sequence ATGTTCAAGGCTGAGCTACTCGAACGCGCCGCGCGGTTCCGCAGCGCCGACGAAGATCCGACGCGCAATCTGCAGTCGTGCCCTTCGCTTGTGCTGAACGCGGATTACACGCCGCTATCCTATTATCCGCTGAGCCTGTGGCCCTGGCAGACCGCGATCAAGGCGATCTTCCTTGACCGGGTGGACGTGATCGAGACCTATGACCGCGAGGTCCATTCGCCCAATCTCGACATGAAAATCCCCAGCGTGATTGCGCTGAAGCAATATGTGCGGCCGAGCGAATTTCCCGCCTTCACCCGTTTCAATCTTTTCCTGCGCGACCGGTTTTCCTGCCAGTTCTGCGGCGACATGAGCAATCTTACGTTTGATCACGTCGTCCCGCGCCGTTTGGGCGGAAAGACGACGTGGGAAAATATCGCCACGGCGTGTGCGCCCTGCAACATGAAGAAGGGCGGGCGCACGCCCAAGCAGGCTGGAATGCAGCTCTACAGCACCCCCATCCGCCCGACGCATTGGCAATTGCAGCAACACGGCAAGCAGTTCCCGCCCAACTACCTCCACGAAACGTGGCGAGACTGGCTCTATTGGGACATCGAGCTGGAAGCCTGA